The Castanea sativa cultivar Marrone di Chiusa Pesio chromosome 11, ASM4071231v1 genome contains a region encoding:
- the LOC142615907 gene encoding uncharacterized protein LOC142615907 → MPRTAIKGQILADFVAEFTDGQAHPEDAVMTIMSSGTENITPWEVYTDGASNRKGAGVGVVLISPEKLVIEKSLRLGFPATNNEAEYEALLVGTQMVRHLGGKVVRVFCDSRLVVGQVNGEFEAKDERMKSYLKRVQGVLGLFDSFKIQQVPRGHNSHADSLAMLATSLGSKLPRMVMVEDLLSSSLTSIPAVRVHSIHVGPSWMDPIIAFLQHGILPEDGKMAEKIRRSAPRYWLSGEQKLYRRSYAGPYLLCVHPEAVEPLLEELHEGGNLNPLSSPWPFAKWGLDIVGPFPRATGNRRWLIVGTDYFTKWVEAEPLANIRDVDAKRFIWKNIITRFGVPHTLISDNGLQFDSKVFRRYCAEMGIRNGYSTPYYPQGNGQAEATNKVILAGLKKRLDDAKGGWVEELPHSDQYDEASNHDLMNDCLNTIEESREIANVKMGNYHQKLKQTYDKGVRTRPLVPGDLVLRKVVGVAKNPAWGKLGPNWEGPYRITSMAGVGAYRLEDLDGGVIPRPWNWNDDC, encoded by the exons ATGCCCCGGACAGCTATCAAAGGGCAAATCCTTGCCGACTTCGTGGCCGAGTTCACGGACGGTCAGGCTCACCCCGAAGATGCCGTGATGACAATAATGTCCAGTGGAACGGAAAATATCACTCCATGGGAAGTCTACACGGATGGGGCATCAAATCGAAAGGGAGCCGGGGTAGGAGTTGTGTTGATATCCCCCGAGAAACTAGTCATTGAAAAGTCATTGAGGTTGGGATTCCCAgcaactaataatgaggccgagtacgaggctctcTTAGTGGGCACCCAGATGGTTAGGCATTTGGGAGGCAAGGTAGTAAGGGTGTTCTGTGATTCCCGATTGGTTGTCGGGCAGGTTAATGGAGAGTTTGAGGCAAAAGATGAGCGGATGAAAAGCTATCTGAAACGAGTCCAGggggtgttgggtttgtttgacaGTTTCAAGATACAGCAAGTCCCAAGGGGACATAATTCTCATGCTGATTCATTAGCAATGTTAGCCACTTCGCTGGGATCGAAGTTACCGCGTATGGTTATGGTGGAGGATTTGTTGTCCTCTAGCTTGACAAGCATCCCGGCAGTACGGGTTCACAGCATTCATGTAGGCCCaagctggatggacccaattATAGCTTTTTTACAGCACGGAATACTACCTGAAGATGGAAAAATGGCCGAGAAGATACGAAGAAGCGCACCCCGTTACTGGTTATCGGGGGAGCAAAAACTTTATAGGCGTTCCTATGCAGGTCCGTATCTCCTTTGCGTACATCCTGAAGCCGTGGAACCTCtgctggaagaattgcatgagg GAGGTAACTTAAATCCGTTGTCcagcccatggccctttgctaaGTGGGGTTTAGATATCGTCGGGCCGTTTCCTCGGGCAACGGGTAATAGGAGATGGCTCATCGTCGGCACGGATTACTTCACgaaatgggtggaggccgagCCATTAGCCAACATTAGAGATGTAGATGCAAAAAGattcatctggaaaaatatcataactcgCTTCGGGGTCCCACACACCTTGATATCTGATAATggtcttcaatttgatagcaaggttTTCCGGCGGTACTGCGCAGaaatgggaataagaaatggataCTCCACACCGtattatccccaaggaaatggacaggccgaagcaacaaataaagtcaTCTTGGCAGGTTTGAAGAAACGATTGGATGACGCTAAAGGAGGCTGGGTAGAAGAATTACCTCAT tccGACCAGTATGACGAAGCGAGCAATCATGATCTGATGAATGATTGTTTGAATACTATTGAGGAAAGTAGAGAAATAGCCAATGTGAAGATGGGCAACTATCATCAGAAGCTCAAGCAGACATATGACAAGGGAGTTAGGACCAGGCCCTTGGTACCAGGAGATTTGGTACTAAGAAAGGTAGTGGGGGTAGCAAAGAATCCCGCCTGGGGAAaattgggtcctaactgggaggGGCCATATAGAATTACCTCAATGGCAGGTGTAGGGGCTTATCGTTTAGAGGATCTGGATGGAGGGGTGATtcctcgcccttggaat TGGAATGATGATTGTTAG
- the LOC142615798 gene encoding metal tolerance protein 10-like isoform X2 has protein sequence MEAMTETGFAPGNLTEDEMKQLAKSERLAIRISNLANLVLFAAKVFASIESRSLAVIASTLDSLLDLLSGFILWFTSHAMQNPNQYHYPIGKKRMQPVGIIVFASVMATLGLQILLESGRQFVNRTEPEKDPQKEKWMIGIMCFVTVVKFVLMVYCRRFKNEIVRAYAQDHFFDVITNSIGLAAAVLAIRYKWWIDPTGAILIALYTMNTWTKTVFENVFALIGRSAPPEFLAKLTYLIWNHHEDIKHIDTVRAYTFGSHYFVEVDIVLPQDMLLNKAHNIGETLQEKLEQLPEIERAFVHIDFEYTHKPEHKTTV, from the exons ATGGAGGCTATGACTGAAACAGGTTTTGCTCCTGGAAATCTAACTGAG GATGAGATGAAGCAGCTTGCAAAGAGTGAGAGATTGGCTATCCGGATATCAAATTTAGCTAACCTTGTGCTCTTTGCGGCCAAGGTTTTTGCTTCTATTGAGAGCAGATCATTGGCAGTTATTGCCTCTACCCTGGATTCACTCTTAGATCTCTTGTCGGGGTTTATATTGTGGTTCACTTCTCATGCCATGCAAAACCCAAACCAATATCATTATCCAATTGGAAAAAAAAGGATGCAGCCAGTG GGAATCATTGTTTTTGCATCAGTAATGGCAACTCTTGGATTACAAATACTGCTTGAGTCTGGTCGACAATTCGTTAATAGG ACTGAGCCTGAAAAGGATCCTCAGAAGGAGAAATGGATGATTGGAATAATGTGCTTTGTAACTGTAGTGAAGTTTGTGCTCATGGTTTATTGTCGaagatttaaaaatgaaattgttagAGCCTATGCACAAGATCATTTCTTTGACGTTATTACTAATTCAATTGGTTTGGCGGCAGCTGTCCTGGCCATTCGATATAAGTGGTGGATTGACCCTACTGGAGCTATTTTA ATAGCTTTATATACAATGAATACATGGACAAAGACGGTCTTTGAGAATGTATTTGCACTAATTGGAAGGTCAGCACCACCTGAATTTTTGGCAAAGTTAACATATCTGATATGGAACCACCATGAAGATATCAAGCACATTGACACAGTAAGAGCATACACTTTTGGTTCTCATTATTTTGTGGAGGTTGACATAGTTTTGCCACAAGACATGCTTCTGAACAAAGCACATAATATTGGTGAGACACTGCAAGAGAAGCTGGAGCAACTCCCTGAAATTGAGAGAGCTTTTGTGCATATAGACTTTGAGTATACTCACAAGCCTGAGCACAAGACCACAGTTTGA